In Sporichthya brevicatena, the genomic stretch GACCCGGCGTCCACACCGACCCCGCGCCCCGTCGCGACCCCGTCGCTGACGCCTGCCGCCTCCGGTCCGCAGCAGGTCCGCGTCCCGGTCTGCCCGGCTGAGGCGGACGACGACCCGGACGACCCGGACGACGACGATCCCGACGACGATCCCGACGATCCCGACGATCCCGACGATCCCGACGACGACGACGAGTTCGACGACGACGACTGCGACGACGATGACTGACCCCACCAACCCCGCCCGTCCCACCGGGGGTGACACCCCTCCGGAGGCGGGAGTGGCGGTTGGGGCAGGGCGGTCGCCGTCGGTCCGGGTCCGGATCGTGGCGTGGGCGGTGGCGCTCTCGACGCTCGCGCTCGCCGGCGCGGGGGCGGCGTTCTACCTGATCGAGCGGGCGCGGGTGGATCAGCGGATCGCCGAGACGATCGTCCAGGAGATCTCCGAGTTCGACGCGTTCGCGGCCACCGCCGTCGACCCCAGGACCGGGGCCCCGTACACCGACCCCGCCCGGCTGATGCAGGGCGCGCTCGGCCACAACGTCCCCGACGAGCACCAGGCGCTGATCGCGTTCGTCGGAGGCCGGCCCGCCTACGTGCAGGGCGCCGGGGTGGACCAGCTCACCCGCTCGCCGGAGTTCGTCGCACTGGTCGGGAGTCTGACCCGCGGCGGGACCGGGACGACGGAGGTCGACGGCCAGCGGATCCGCTACGCGGTGCGGGCGGTGCTGCCCGCCGGGACGGACGAGACCCGCCGCGGCGCCTTCGTCGTCGCGACGTTCGCCGACCGGGAGCGGGCCGAGCTCCGCGAGGTGCTGCGCAGCTACGTGCTCGTCGCCCTCGTCGCGTTGTTCGTCGTCGCGGTCGGGGCGTGGTCGGTGTCGGGCCGGCTGCTGCGGCCGCTGCGCGACCTGCGCCGCACCGCCGACCAGATCTCCTCCAGCGACCTGACGCGTCGTATCGAGGTCACCGGCACCGACGACATCTCCGACCTCGCCCGCACGTTCAACGCGATGCTCGACCGCCTGCAGACGGCCTTCGCCGCGCAGCGCCGGTTCCTCGACGACGCGGGGCACGAGCTGCGGACGCCGATCACGATCGTCCGCGGCCACCTCGAACT encodes the following:
- a CDS encoding HAMP domain-containing sensor histidine kinase yields the protein MAWAVALSTLALAGAGAAFYLIERARVDQRIAETIVQEISEFDAFAATAVDPRTGAPYTDPARLMQGALGHNVPDEHQALIAFVGGRPAYVQGAGVDQLTRSPEFVALVGSLTRGGTGTTEVDGQRIRYAVRAVLPAGTDETRRGAFVVATFADRERAELREVLRSYVLVALVALFVVAVGAWSVSGRLLRPLRDLRRTADQISSSDLTRRIEVTGTDDISDLARTFNAMLDRLQTAFAAQRRFLDDAGHELRTPITIVRGHLELLDAGDPADVASTRDLVLDELDRMSRLVDDLVVLARAERPDFLRPVPVDVGSLTDDLLDKARGLGDRAWRIDARAEAQIDADPQRLSQAVLQLAANAVRHTEPGQVVALGSAADASGVRLWVRDEGPGVPEADAARIFERFERGANPSREGAGLGLSIVRAIAGAHSGSVRLDSRPGAGATFTIEIPAAVAVEADPVEVEVP